Part of the Falco peregrinus isolate bFalPer1 chromosome 15, bFalPer1.pri, whole genome shotgun sequence genome, CCTTGAGGGAGAATGGGAACTATTATATCCCTTTGGCTACATTTAACAGGAAGCACTGGTGAGAATTAATTCCTACTGTAGATGGGAAACAGAATagacagcactgaaaaatgtaGAAACAACAACCCCGACTGAGTGTGTCATATCCCTACCATGGGATACAAGCTATTTTGTGCGCAGGAACCCTGAAAACTGCCCAGCATgagaggcagggctgtgctcctgctttctgctgaagCAGTAGCTTCAAAGGTGAGCGAAAACTCCCTGTAGCCATAAGTTTCCAAATGTGGGTCCACAAGACCATGGTAGGTAATGTGCAGCTGGTCCCCAGATGATGTTAGTGAGCATGGTCTTGGCATTTTCCATGAGAATATTTGAGGGCTGACAGTCTCTCGCAGACCAAAGTTTGGGAACTGTTGTTCTGTGAAACTGTTTCTAAGGAAACAGAAAGCCTGCTGAGATGGGATTTGTTTCATCATGTGTGTGCATCACCTAGCAAGGTGCTCTCTAGGCGGcactaaaatacaaataataccGTAATAACATGACAACAGTAATTATCATCAGTTCCTGTAGTCCTTACTGCAGGCTGAGTGCATGAAATCCAAAGCATTCCCAAAGCCAGCATCTTTCTATTTTTGTCAGGTCCTATTCAATTCTGAATACTACGTCTTCCCCATCCCTTCAAGCCTTCACTGACGGAGCTCTGGAAAGAAGACAGCAGGAAGACCAAGGACCTGGGGACGCAGGGCCACTCACCATCATCTGCCAGAATGTGCAGGTAGGGACCCACAAACGCATAAATCACAGTTTTTCCAGCAACTGGGTTTTCCCTGACAACTTATCCTCTGGTCTCCTTTCACTGCCTGCGTCAGAAGTTACAAGGTCTCTACAAGCTTTTGAATGACATGATTAACCGCAGGCACAGAAGACATCGCTGTACCCAAACCCACCTGTAGCATGGGGCAGCAGGACCCCATCCTCTGCTCACTTTACCAGTTTTATACCAGCATACATTTACCAATTTGAGAAGAGTTTCCTGTACCCATATTTGCACTGGGGTAAAGCAAGAGGTGCCTGGTCCTGACTCCTCTTAGTAAATCAGATCTCAGAAAAACCCTTGCACTTTGATGAAGGTCAAACATcctgtaatttttcttccagcccCTGAGAATAACCAGCCAGCCAGGACCTCAGAAACGCTGCCTGTTTGTCTGCAGACATGGGGAAAGGATGGATGTTGTTTTTGGGAAGTACTGGTTGTCACAGTGTTTTGATGCCAAAGGTGAGTTGGCTCCCGTGGGTCTCTCGGGCCCTGGGTTTAGATGAAGGAAGGAGAGCGGCAACTGCCTGGGGCAAAGCTTAGATGGAAGCTGTGATTTCCTAACACAGAGTGCTGCCTTGAGCACTTAGGAGTGGCAGAAGACCTCCATGCAGAGCTCTGCGATGATAAGGCTGCAGTcagaagcagaaacacaagCCAGGGAGTAAATACTATATTTGCTAATATTTGGGAGACCGTTGCTGGAAAGATTACATTAAAGTAACATTGCCGAagagcattttcattttgaaatgaagtCACAATGGTAGTAGTCAGTGTCCACTGCACACATGTACTAccatcaggaaaatattttgcccAGCTGACACTCAGTCCTAAATGAAAATAACACCACTACAGGTACAGTTCACAGTGCCCTTTGGGGCATAAACTGGAGTTTGCGACCTAGGAATATGCTTGAGTTTCAGACTATAGTTACCAGACTGTAACTTCAGGCCCTGTTGGTATTAGAGCTGATAAGAAACTTGTCAAAAggtctttttctgttaaaaaatgcCACTACCTTGTAGTCAAGATCATTGGAAAAAAGGATGATTTTACATCTACCTTCTTTCTAAATTTTGTTTGAAGAGCTCTGACATTTTAGCCTCCTGTAAAAATGTAATGTTTGAGGTATCTTTTGTTGTGggatagaaattattttcctttgaggaAATCTGTCCTAAAGATAACTTTAAAACCATTAGCAGCAATCTCTGCTGATTTTGAACTGATACAGCTGTGTAACTTAATTTTGTCAGATTTCCAATTGGTATACATGGGAAAAACTGCTCAACAGCCAGGTTCTAGGGTGCAGACGTGGTGAAAGAGGGCAGAAACAGGTGTGATGGCTCTCTGCCTCTGTCTGATGAAATAATTCCAGCAGCTGCTTCTAACCTTTCCCTCACAGGAAGGTATATACGTAGTAACCTGAATATGCCTCACAGCTTACCTCAGAGAAGCGGCGGTTTCAGGGATTATGAAAAAGATGCGCCAATCACCGTGCTGGGCTGTACGCAGGCAAGGCTTGTTGGTAAGTTGTCCTCAGCAGACAAGAGCTTGCCCAGGAAGCTTTGCTACCTTCCTCCCACACACCCAGCCAGAGAAGGtgcaaggcagaaagaaatgaatTGGGTACCCTGAACTAAGAGGATTTAGACGTTTTCAGAACCTTTGCAAAGTCCCTTCACGTTCCCCAGCAAGCCCCCTCTTTCAAAGAAACCTCTTCTccttgagctgctgcagctggaaaagggACAGCACACAAATTGCAAGGCGTGGTGTGAAATCAGAGCCATCAGCAGCTCGGTTGCAGAGCATTCACTACTGCCCTGTAAGCGTGCCACACTGGGAGATGCTGTTATTACCAATGTTGGTGAGAAATGTGGCAGTGTGACAGTCATCTCATACAAAATAGGCTTTTTCCTTGACTTTGACAATTAAATTTTGACCTGCAGTTTGCTACACCAATATACTTTTATCAGCCCATCtggctttttgtttatttggcaAAAAACACTGCCCAAATTATTTCGTGTTCTCCCACTCCCCCATCCTTGTCGCTGACTTCTGAGCCTGTTACTTTGTAAACGGACAGAAAATCACTTGGTAGTCGAAGAGCACATATTGAGCATTGTGATTAGAGGAGCCCAGCCCCTTAAAGACATGAGCTTCAGAGAACAGTACTTAGCATTTTCCCAAATTCAAATCCTTTAGAGTACTTTGTGTTGGTCACATTCAAACTAGGGCAGCTAAAATTatacttgctttttaaacaaaaataaatcactgtacAACAGCAGGATGCTCAGGCTCCTGGTCACATGGCATCAGGGTTTGCAATATGCATGTAACAGAAGGCAAATCTGGGAGCAATCACAGCACACTTTGCTGGTATCATTAAATGGGTCCGAGTACGCAACTGCATACGTGACCCAGACGCCATCAACCTGCCAGCACGGCTGCGGCATGCCAGCCATCTGCAGGCAGcggctccctgctgcagccacacaggctCGACCTTGACAGTTGCCGGAGCCATAATTCCTCTGACGGCTAAAGCAAATGAGCAGCTTCCTCATGACAGAGAGCTGTTAGATGTGCCTCTCCTTCTAAATTACCCCGCTTCACTCGAGAGATTTATAGATCAGTTTGACATGGTTACAGCCATCATTAAACATATGAAGTCAAGGTAAATAACCCCTTCTTGCTCCCACTTCTTTGTCATGCCTCTTCAAATATAACAAAATTATAATTCTTTTCTTACTACAAGTCCATGCAGTGCTGAGCAGATTCCTGTTCTTATTTGCTTCCCTTAGGCACTGCAAGAATATTAATAACCCTAATAGTGGAGTTGATTCTTATCTCATTTTCAGTGATCTTCCACCTGTGTAATGGAATGGTAATTTATACTAGCGAAGAGTTGAGCCAATTGAATTAATTTGGGTTTGAGTTAAGTTGAATCATTCTGATTTACAGcttataaatgaaattaaattaaattcaagCTCTGTACAGTTTTTCTCAGCACgctgtttgctttttggctAAATCTaagagaagcagaaactgaGCAAAAGCTGCTGTGATTTCTTTGCATACTGGTTAATTACCTAGATGCAATTACCTAGATTACGTGGAGCAAGACACAGAGAAAAACGTATCTGGGTTCCACAGTCGTGCATATCACAGTGCCCAACacaccactgaaataaaatacagtgggTACATATTTCCCAAAACTCAAGCAgtgcagctgggaagctgctttAGTTCCTTGCTGGATGACAGACaccctgctgctgttgttgttaaAATGCCATTTGTCTGGTTTTATTCATGGATGTTTGAAACTTGCTTGCAGGTGAAGCCTTGCTAGAAACTAATACCATTGTAGACTACATCTACAGCTCCCCATCCCTACGGTGTGTACAGACAGCACACAATATCCTGAAAGGTAAGACCCTAACAGGCAGGAAAGGCTGCTTTCTCCTcactttctgggaaaaaaacactgcCAGCCAGATAAAAGGGATCCTGGCATGGGAGACCCAAGTAAATGGTAAATCAGGGTGAGGATTATTTCCACGGCAGTATACATTACATTAGCGCAACACTGTCCATAAGGAGCCCTTTTCTAACTGCACGGGGTGACAAGCGCTTAGGCAAGTGGTATGCTGCCCCCAACACCAGCTGTGGTCAGGGCTGGGTTTATCGCTCTGCCCTGCAAAAGCCAGATGTGCGTTCAGGATGGGTGGACACGGCCAGCTCAGCACGCCCTGTGCCCTTGCCTGCTCacgctcctgcagctgctcattGCTGCATGCTCCCACAGCAATTGCTACCACCAGGAAACTTGCTACCCccaataaaaatactttactGTGGAAACTGGGAAGGGAAGTAGTGACAGAGGCACGAGATGCCCTGGCATTGGAAACAGTCAAAAACCAGCTCTGAAATACAGTCACACCTATGCTCAGTATATTGCATGTAGCTGCTGGCCAGAGGTTTACATTCACTGGCATATCATATGCCAAGTACgtaaattaaatacttcatcTTTCATAACTACTATTAATCAACTGACtacttggaggaaaaaaaatataataatttacaATCAAACCGAAGTATTAAAGCTGCAAACTCTTGCTGCCTTCCTCTACATCTGCTTTCATTGAGATCTggtctcctttctcccttttccaggTATGCAACAAGAGAACAACCTGAAAATTCGAATAGAGCCAGGCTTGTTTGAATGGACCAAGTGGGTCTCTGGGAACACACTACCCGCCTGGATACCCCCGGTGGACTTAGCTGCAGCTACTCTAAGTGTTGATACAACCTACAGGTAACAGAaagtggggtggggagggtctTGAATTGCTTTTTGGCTTTGTGTCTGAAGAGTAACACTCTGCTGAGTTTCTAATATAAGCAGTGACTGAAAGAGATGCTGAGGCTCCCAGAATAGACTTGGAgcaggctggaggctgctgtgTTGAACATGACCTGAGAACAACTTGTTATAAACCAGATTTCCCAGATCACTGACAAGGTCCAGCTATATTGCTGATCATGGAGGTCCTCTTTCCAGTACTCCTTCTGTCCTGGGCATCTTTCAGGTGTCCAGGAAACCctcaaagtatttttgttttaacccTTTTCCTAAAACTTCATAGTTTGGGGTCTGATAACAGAACTAGTTTTGCTGACTCAGTTCCCTGAACATCATGTTCATAGACTGAACTGGATCCTAGGCCCATTCACATCTGCCCTGCTCAGGAAAAAGCTTGTCTGGCCCTATTATGATTAGCATTGTGATGGATCTTAATTGTAAATTTTGCATCACCCTGGGGAACATGCTTACATCTGTCAGGAATTCAGGGTCTGCTGTGACACCAAAATGCAGAGGTTTTCTATCAAAGCGGCTAAACCCTAAGCATTTATCGCTTCTCAGCAGTTACATCTGAAACATTTCTAGTGGAAATAATTGCAGGTTTCTGAGTCAGGTTTTCATGGTATTCAAACTAAAGCCAGTTGGTGAAAGCAAACAAAGTAAATGTCTGGGTGAAAAACATCTGCATGGCAAATGGATAAGCACCACTGATTGTTCCTCCTGCTTTGCAGACAAGAGAAAGATAATTCACTCTGCTTTCAAGGGCTCTGACAGAGCTGCTCCAGAAGCGCAGAGCTGACCTCCCAGAACTCAGCATTTTTGCCAGCCACCCCTGCGGCTGCAGAGATCAGTCCTGGTGCCTGGTTAAGCTCCATATCTTGAACTCATGCCCttgctgccagcctctgctgctttccttctaCCCAGCCACATGGCCATACTTGTGCGTTCCCAATATCATTGCCAACAAACACCTCAGAGCTGGCGGGAACAACCTGCAGTCTGAGTCTGGAGGGAAACTCAAGACTTTTCTGACTCCCCAGCGAAGTATCGCAGCCGTGGTGCCCTCCAGCCTAACACACAAGTGCTTTTTACTGTaagctgcagagggaaaggCTAAATAAAGCCCAGCAGAAAGTCATGTGGCAAAGAATAGACAAGATGATCTGCTCAGGCTTCCTACTCTCAAATTTATGATTCATTTATACAAGCCACACTCAAAAAGCTCCCACAAAGAAGGAAGCTCCAGAAAGGTCATACAGTCCCAGTCTTCCACTGCACCTCACTGTTGAAATATCTGTATCACTATGACTTCTTGCAGAGTCTTGCTCTTTCCATCTTAGTGTGAGCCTGATCGCCAGCTGAGCAATctcagatgaaaacaaaacatttattataCACACATAGTATACATACATAGGAGTTCTACCTACATGGGCTTGGTGACAAATACTTTGGGCTGGGCTTTTGTGGTTGATGGTATCATCAGAAACGCTGGTATTTCCTGGTGTCCCAGTGCACCCGTGCATTTAGGAACCTCAAGCAGAATAAGCAgttgaaatattaaaacaaacaaacaaaaaaacctaaagaaaaaaaccctgatttttttcatacttcatTATACCATAAACCCCTTGCATTGTGTCCTTCCAGTCTGCAGCTACATTTCCAACACTCTGAGTATCTAAATAGAAGTCCTTACACTGTATTTATCCCTGAAAGGGTATCACATGGCTAAcactcagcagagcagctggatcACAGGAGAGTCtctgcttcagaaaatacatgCCTTCTGGGAAGACTATAATGAATATTCTCAGCATAAGAAAAGAGCCTGCTCTTGTATGGTCAGCTGGTTAGGTGGGGGACTGGGAGACAGCCCTCCTGGAATTCTCTGTCTCCTCTCTCATGGGTAATTCCTGTAGATAAAACAGATCGCTGGATGGAGGGAAAAGTTAGGTCTCCTTGCAGCACAGCATGAAAATAGAGCCTTCTGCTGCCAGTCCCTTGCTTCTCTGTGCACATCAGCCTACTTGAGCTGATAGAATTGGCCAGAGTCCTGCCAGGCAATTCACTGAAACGCCCTGGCCCAGGAGGAGGCCGGCTAATTCCAGGCATTTCCCAGCAATGCAGCTTTACAGATGGCCAAAGCGGCTGTTTGCCTCTGCCCTTCACCGTCAAAGCATCAGCAGTGAAGGGAGCCAGCATCTGGCTTCTCCACACTCCACGTTTCCCCCTGTACCTGCCTTGTCACCTTAGACAGACACAGTTGTTGTCAGCCCCCCCTCTAAGCTGGAAGCTGTGGTAGCACAGTGCAGACCTCAGGCTGCCAAAGACGGCTTGGGCGGTGGCTTGTCACGCTGCTGGGACCTCACAGCTCCCAGCCAGTGGAGCGGACCCAtctgtctgcaggcagctgcgTCGACACTGTCCTTGTCCTGCTGCCCCTTCCTGCTCACCCACTCCTGCTGGGTACAGACTTTGTTCTCCTGCCACTCACTAACTTTATGTGGGTGGGTGAGCCCTGAAATCTGCTCATCACAGGACACACGCCTAAATAAACACAAAGTGGCATCGTTGTTGCTGCATGCCATTGCAAAAGCAACACAAGTATAATCAGCATGTTGTATGCTGCCTCTGCTAATTGGTCTACATTAGAGGAAGCAGTTACCATTTTCACCGGATAACTGTAATATCTTAGTGCAGGAATGGTAAACATCTCAGCCctagactttaaaaataatcctagCAGTCCTGACGCAAGATACAGTTCTGGGGATCTGGGGAATTAGAAGAGCTAAAGAAGCAGATACTTTCAGATGAATCATAACTTGCACTTAAAACTTTATCCCTTCTTCCAATTTACCATACTTGTTTTTCTGCTCACAGACCTCATATTCCTGTCAGCAAGTTAGTGGTTTCCGAATCTTATGATACATACATAAGTAGAAGCTACCaagtaacaaaagaaatcaTCAGTGAATGTAAAGGCAAAGGTAAGTgctccagagcagatggaaaacacAACGGGCTTTCTGGGATGTGAATGCCGACATTCCTGACCAGTCTTTCCCTCTTCAAGGAGACGAATCTCCCTCCCTGAATCTCTCATCCCCTCTCCCAGAGACATTGGAAAGTCCTGTATGTGTCTGAACTATGAGTTCAGATACGCTCAGCTTACAAGAAAGGTCCATAAATTTAAGTAGCAGAATTATTTTAGGGATCCTTATCCAATGCAAGCTGTCTGTTTCTCAAGGGAATAAATAAGCCATTTGCACTTTGCTGCCTGTTGCCAGCATCAAATGAGGCATCTTTCATCCCCTCTCCGAGCTACTCTTCTGAAATATATTACCCATAAAGACTGTAGAGAATTTCTCCGAACacaatattgaaataaaaaaccctctAGCTTTTAGTTTTCATTCACAATATAAGATTAGGATGTTTCTAAACTCTGGTTATTTCCCTAATTTCATTTCACCGATTTGTCTCTACATTCTAAGCTTTTATTTCAATAGCTTGCACACAAACTTCAGTAGCACAGCATGGCATTGGTTGTAAAGGATCTTGGAAATGGAAACGTAAAGCTATCAGGGTGGAAAACCAGCAACTGAAATTAAAGTGCTTGTTTtaatcagaattaatttttggGTAGGAGAAAAGCATTTGCTTCACAAGACAGCTGAAATCTCATTggaattcttgttttcttcataaagccattttaaaactAAGTAGCACCGAGTTAACAATTATCCTGCAAACTGAGAAATGCTTTAAACACGCTAATAAAccaggcttttttccccccagtacGCATAGTTTACTATGTTGTTGTATTATGAACTGAAcacattttgaacatttttaattGGTCTGCTTGATCCTGGGCACCAGTCCCTAAAGCTGGCTTCACCTCCCTCCTCAGCCTGTGTTTCTCActttatttcaggaaataacATCCTGATAGTGGCACATGCATCCTCCCTGGAGGCTTGTACCTGCCAGCTCCAAGGGCTCTCGCCACAGAACTCCAAGGACTTTGTACAGATGGTCCGAAAGGTAATTACCACCAAGGAGTCAAGCTCGCTGGCTTTACAAAGAGCAATTTGCAATCTGCTTAAGCAGGCAGAGGACACTTTGTTCCCCTCGTCTCATTATTGTGCCTGTTACTATGTTTCACCCATTTCAGCAGTCAGAGAGTAAAGCAGATTGGTTTAAGAGGCTTATCTTAACGTGTCACTTCTGTAACAGATAGCACGGGATCAGATGCCCACCTACAAATGGGCTTGCAGGGACTCTGCTTTATGCTTGTAGATACCAGGGGCTGTACAGAGGCTCCCACAGTGCCCTCCAGTGCCGAAAAAACCCGAACCACAATTCACAGGGCACTTCTGCCCTACACCACTTCCCCTTCTCGTTTTACTCCAAAGAGCTGTTAACTGACACAGAAAAGGACTGAAAATTGTAACAGGGGCTcctgccttcattcctttactccagccctgcctggggagaCGGCATTATCCCCTGCCAGCCTTGCAGACACTCTCTGGGATGTTCGCAGCCGCTGCTTGATCTGAGCACACCTGAGCCAGCGTGGCATCCCTGTTTCTCCTCCATAGCTGTGCTGGCCTTCAGGGTTTGGGACCATGCCAGCCAACAGGGCATCTTTGGTTTCACCTGGCCCATATTTAAACTACATTACAATGATATAACCTGTCTTTCCCAGTGTTTTGCATGTATCGTGGTGCGCAAAGACAGCGGAGTCCTAGGCAGTGAAATGCTTCCGTAGCAAAGCAGGACTTCAGCCCCTCAGGGAGCTCCCTCCTTGCATAGCTCAATCCTTGCTCACGGCCTTTATTTCCACCTCTCTTCACACAGATTCCATACTTGGGGTTTTGTTCGTGCGAAGAACTGGGAGATACAGGTGTGTGGCAGCTTACGGACCCTCCCATCCTCCCTCTCACACACGGACCAACTGGAGGCTTTAACTGGAGAGAAACCTTACTACAAGAATAGGCAAAACTAAATGAGCAAGGAAAACCCATGGCCTTTCTAAGCGTTGGAGAACGTCTCTTCTTTCTTGTGTTTATTGACAGTGGAAAAATTGTCACAATATGTTCAGTGGATCACACAAACAGCTGTTCTAGCAGATCTCTCAGCCACAGTCATGCAAAAATTCTCATATTCAACTAGGCAAATTCAAAAGGGAGTgatttgagggggaaaaaatattaaaatacagattgaAGCTCCTGCACAGCAGGGAGTCTCTAGTCAGTAGCTTGGGTAGTTTTCCAACCTCGAATGGAGCTCTGATAACACCAGTAGCTTTCACTGCCTTCTGCACTGCATTAGGAACAACTAGCACTGTGTAAAAGTTGGGTGTTCAGGATGCTGGGTGTTTTTTCACTACTATTTTTGCAAAGCATTAGCAGGCTTGTTCAGGACCACATGTTGACACCCCCCTCACTCACAACCCCCAAATTGTCAGCACCTTGCA contains:
- the UBASH3B gene encoding ubiquitin-associated and SH3 domain-containing protein B isoform X2, which translates into the protein MARRWRSCCQWASPKPGHKKHWHRQVEEVFKQHATGWLFSHVGDPFLDDTLPREYVLYLRPTGPLAQKLSEFWQQSKQICGKNKAHNIFPHITLCQFFMCEDSKVDALTEALQATVMRWKCKFPAPLPLELYTSSNFIGLFVKEESAEVLKKFAADFAAEAASKADVHVEPHKKQLHVTLAYHFQTSHLPTLEKLAQNIDVKLGCDWVAAIFSRDIRFVNHETLQVIYPYAPQNDDELELVPGDFIFMSPVEQTSTSEGWIYGISLATGCSGLLPENYITKADECGTWVFHGSYSILNTTSSPSLQAFTDGALERRQQEDQGPGDAGPLTIICQNVQPLRITSQPGPQKRCLFVCRHGERMDVVFGKYWLSQCFDAKGRYIRSNLNMPHSLPQRSGGFRDYEKDAPITVLGCTQARLVGEALLETNTIVDYIYSSPSLRCVQTAHNILKGMQQENNLKIRIEPGLFEWTKWVSGNTLPAWIPPVDLAAATLSVDTTYRPHIPVSKLVVSESYDTYISRSYQVTKEIISECKGKGNNILIVAHASSLEACTCQLQGLSPQNSKDFVQMVRKIPYLGFCSCEELGDTGVWQLTDPPILPLTHGPTGGFNWRETLLQE